From the genome of Triticum aestivum cultivar Chinese Spring chromosome 1A, IWGSC CS RefSeq v2.1, whole genome shotgun sequence:
ACCATAATTAACATGATCATTGCATATATTCAACAATTTGAACAACCAAATGTTCAAACGTAAACATGACTTTAAAGTCAATCATGGTAGACTCACTATGAACGTATTGTGATGGGCTCACTACTAAACACACACTACAGGTCATCATCCTCGTGGATCGGGCCGCGGGGCGGTGCGACGGTGGCCGTGGTGGTTGAATTCGACAGCAACACCAACAAGTCAGTGGAAGCGGATGCGGTGTAGAAGGAGGAGTTTCATGTTGCTGTTGGGCTGCGTGGCTACGGTTTTTGTTTTGTGGCAGCCGTGCGGCTATGGTATATTGGCAACACGAGAGGCCGAGATATACAGATGTCCTAAATCAAGAACATCTGTCGAAGCGCCGTTTTTGAATTCATATGCCCTAGAACACAGTTTTTCTATAGCTACTTTATTATACATCATCtggtggagatgctcttagcggaGAGAATTGATTTATGCGGTTGAGATGTTTGAATCCGCCCGCTTTGCTTCTTTTATACTCCATATGGCTAGATAGATTCGATATCTTGTTCTATATAAAACATGGTCAATCATATACGAGTTTGACTATTTTTTGTTTATAATACTTGcatcttactccctccgtccgaaaatacttgtcatcaaaacggATAAAAATACTTATATGTTTGAAGAGTATCAAGATATGATCAGACCAAACAAGGGGCAGGTGATTTTATTGGGAAACAGAGCAGGTCAACGATATGCTGGCATGATTACCAGATCGGGTCAGGAGAAAGGGGGAATGGATCCAACAAGAACGGAAAATTAACCGGAGAGAAAACTCGAAACGGAGAAAGAGCCGCAAACATGCAGCCACACTCTGGACGGGAACACTCACACTCCTATCTGCAACTTCATCTCCGGATTCAGATAGAGCTGCTCTCCGTGTTCGTCAATTACCTACTCGCGCCATTGATCATCTCCTTGGAGAGCCTCCCCAATGCGGAGTACGAGGACCCTCCCTCGGCGACGGCCGTCCTGCACGCGCTCTTCATCTCCATGGCTTTCTCCCTCACCTTCCTCCCCTCCTCGGAGTCGCCGTCCATGAGCACCCTCACGGCCCGCTCCAGCTCCGCCGCGTCGACCCAGTTGCTCCTCTTCCGGTCCACCTCCATGGCCAGGGCCACGCCCATGTATTCGACCAGCGTGAACGCGTTCAGGTGCTGCTCCGCGTAGCGCGGCCAGGGCACCATGGGCACCCCGAACCACAGGGCCTCCAGCGTCGAGTTCCACCCGCCGTGCGTCACGAAGGCCCCCACGGCGGCGTGCGCCAGTATCTCCTTCTGCGGCGCCCTCGTCGGCCACACCATGCCCTTCCCCTTCGTCCGCTCCAGGAACCCCTCCGGGAGCAGCTCCTCCAGGTCCGCGTCCAAGGGcccccggccgccgcccgccggcgggCCGCGGAGGACCCACAGGAAGCGGTGCCCGCTGCGCTCCAGCCCGCGGGCTACCTCGTGCGCCTGCGGCGCGGCGGAGAACCCTCCGCTGCCGAAGCAGAGGAGCACCACCGACGCCGGAGGCTGCGCGTCCAGCCACACCACGCACTCGTGCGGCTGCTCCGCCGGCGGGCTCAGGGAGAGCACGGGGCCTAATGGGTAGACCGTCGGGGCGGGGACTCCGCGCGTGCACCGGCcgtcggcgatggcggcgaggacgCTCGCCTCCAGCTCGGCCGCCGTGTTGATGATGACGCCCTTGGCCTCCATGAAGCGCCTGCCGTGGTACACGAACCACGCGTAGTTCGGGTGCTTCTTGTCCATCACCGGCGACGGGAGGGCCGACGGCGGCACCGGCGGCAGCCCGGGCACGTCGGCCGTGCCTTCCATCTCCTCGAACTCGACGGCCACCTCCTGATCAAGCGCCGGCAGGCGCAGGAAGAGCGCGTACATGGCGGCGCTGGCGGTGAAGTAGACGTAGGCCGGCACGGCGAGCTCGCGGGACACGTCGAGCATCGTGGTGCCGAAGAAGTCGACGACAAGCGCCGCCACCGGGCACGCCAGGCCGGAGACGGCCGCCCTCACGTGCGCCGCGTGGAGGTGCACGAACCGGGAGACGAACTCCTCGACGCCCACGTGGTCCGTCGGGGGCTCCACGGCGGGGAGGTGCTGGAAGCGGATGCCCAGGCCGGAGGCCTCCTCCCTCCGTATGTGACCGGCGACCTCGGACCGGTAGCTCTCCGTCGGCGCCTGCATTACGAGCACCGTGAGCGACAGGGCGCCGCCGCTTGCCGGCGTCGAGCATGGACATGAGGTGGCCGACGCCCCAGACGGGCAGCAGCACGACGGTCGGGGTTGCCATTGGCACGGTGGCGATCGGCGGATGATCAGGAGCGGAGCCAAAAAATTTGACCATTGGGTTCGCTCATTCACTCTATGAGAACTTGATATTAATTTATGAAGATTAAAGTCTAATTGTGACAAAAATTATAGCACCCATAAACAATATAACAATAAGAAATATAGTATCACATATCATATATTATGTTGAATTAAACATTGAAAAGTGCAAGACATACCTACGTCTAATGGGTGACATTGAGATGCCTGTATCAGATATCTGGATCTGATGACAGAGTTCTTTTTAAAAAATACTGTTCGATACCCTAGATCAATCAAAGTCCATcgagaaaaacaaataaaaaacctAGGGCAAAAAAATATACTATCGCACTAGGCAAATAGTTTAGATAGAACATGTACAAGAGAGGGAAGATGTGGCGACGTAATCTAGTTACCATAATTTTGGGGCTACAATTGTAGTTGTTGTGGATCTGCAGCAGCCTGCTTGCTGGCGGCGTGCGGCAGCCGAGGCGCCGAGTAAGAGGAGAGTCGATCAGGAGAGATGCGAATTGGAAAACGAACAGATGAGGGATTATGCGTTCGGCTGCGTGTGTTTTCTGTAGGCTAATCATGGTCTAGGCCTAGGAATGGACTAATCGACATTTGCTTATGGGCTTTTTGGGGCCTTTATTTAGCCATCCACGTGAGGCCCTTTATTTGATGGGGTCAGCGACCATTTTTTACTGGGTTCAAGTGATCAAATAAGTACCTACATGCAGGTAGCAGGCAAATTCCGTTGGCTTCACTTGAACCCAACGCTTATAGGCTTGCTCCGCCGCTGCGGATGATGCTCGATCCTACTACTTGACTGGCATCAAATGTGGGAGGAGGTTGGGCCAAATGAGGGAATGATACGGTGGATATTGTATTTTATGAAGAGAAGATGCGGCggatttccttttatttttctgaTGAATAGGTGCGGTGGCAAACGTGTGGGCATGTCATATCCGTGGTCGGTACAAGATCGCACTAAAATCGGCTGGACAATCGCCAGCGGCCGTTGCCGGGCCACGTGGTGGGATCGCCGCGTGGGACTGGTGGTAGCACAAAAAAGAAGAACCcctcaaaacacacacacacacaaagagaaaaAAAGTGTGTCAATCTAGGTCCGAGGGGGTGAGGTATAAGGGCATACGATGGTgatggtggcatatggatacatatgccccatgacaaaaagtaatttgaggcatttatattaatttttttcttcaattcaaactatcactagtgggcctcattaggaaatagaaaataaagactctagtacacatgcatctctatTTTTTACTCAAACTTTTTCAGTTTTTGTCACTGGATCATACTTTTTTTTTCAAGCACCCGTCTCCTGGAGAAGATCccgcttccctatccgaacctactttacgtcatatccgatcctacatggcatgcgatgcatcaccttgaggctatgcattgtacatgccctaacagTGATTCACCTACTTTTTTTTATTACCCATGTATTGAATGATGTAACTCTGTCATTTTCacaactagtcaatgtgtacgtgcaatgcacgctAATTTGGAAGTATATCAAGTGCATGcgaatattaagtaggatattatttgcatgttattatgtaattagcactatatttggcatgaaattaaatgcacactaaacatgttgagcgctcgatattgaagcagtctaggtcgctggattgacatgatttgatggctcagattaattggatctgcctctttgagtctttttatattgactagtaataatgtacgtgcaatgcacgctTATATTAGATAAAATGTTAGTTGcacgttatattaggtaagatatatctgttgcaTGTTGGTATTTGAtaagatatcaattactttttttgtggaaatggtaggatattaattacatggcagatttcaAGGGATGGCGTTAAGTCAAAACGTGTTTATAATCAATGGCAGTTGTGAGTAATTATagcgttaaacgtgtttggtgctcaacattagagcgatttgaaccgctagataacatgatttgacggtcGAGATGGTTTGAATCTGCTCATTTGgttctttttatattggtatagatgatGATATAGATGAAGTGCCAAGTGGCTTTTCCCTTAAAAAAGGTCCGAAGGGGTGACGCATAACGTGACTACAAACACGATGTCAGTGGATTGAGAAATATCCATGCGCAAATTTTACAAAATCGTGGTATCTTTTTGACGAAATGCCATAATTCCACTCCATGCAGCCATGCTAGGACCTTCCTCCCTCCTGAATTATTTTTCTAACATTTGTgcagatacggatgtatctaaaccAATACGTTTTAATGTTAGAGATACATTAGTATTTAGATAAATTTAAGACAAGTAATCTGAGACGGAGGTAATATTGCTTTGCACAAAAGATAAGAAACTTTTGTTATAGATACCCCGGTTGAGATTCTTTCACTTAAGTCACTGATATGATATGTTAGCCGACTTGACTTACACGAGAGGGTCTTTGCACTATTTTCTTCATATATCTTTATAATTTTTGAATTAATTGAGAATATATGGTATGTTCATATGAACTAGTATATAGATAGCATCATCACGGTCCACGTTGCCATACATGTCAATGCACGCACCCCTGGTGCGCGTACTATGAATATGGCACAACTCGTGTGTGATCCATCATATCCTAGTTTCAAACCTCGAGAAGGCCAATATTGACCACGTGAGTACTTGTCTTGGCCATCGGGTGAATTCTGCGCACTGGAGAGCCTTGAGGACACGCCGGCTACACAAGCCATAGCCAAGTCGCTCGGGTGGCTCGTCCGCGTCACCTCCATGATCGCCAGCCACGTTAGCCTCCACGGCTATCTCAACAGTTCCAATATAAACAAGCTCAGGTACCTGTCCAACCTTGACCTCAGCTTCAACGGGCTCACCGGTAGCCTCCCAGTCTTGCCGGCGCCTCACCAGCACCTTCGCACCATCGATCTCAGCTCCAACTCTTTCTTCAAACTCCATGTCGGCTTCTTCGTTGGCCAACCAACCCTTGAGGCAATAGTActtgacaacaacaacaacatgttGGGAGTAACATCAATGGATCAGCAGGACATAATCACCTGCTCTAGCCTGCAAAGCTTCTCGGCCGACAACGCATCCTGCAAAGCCTCTTCCTCAAAGAAAATGAGACTATCGTCCGCAAAGAGCGGATGGTTGACCCAGGGTGAGCGAGTACTCACCCTAAACCCTCTGTCTACCTGTGCACCACCATGATACTTCAGCAGCGATGTAAAACCCTCTGCACACAAGAGAAATAAATACGGTGATATGAGACCACCTTGCCGAAACCCCTTTGACGGAGTAAAAAATGGTAGGAGATCACCATTCACCCTGACGGAAAATCTGACTGATGTGACACATTTAAGCACTAACCAGACAAAAGCCATGGTGAAACCAAGTTAACATGACGGATTCCAAATAATGCCACTCAACCTTAttgtatgccttcatcatatcaagcttgaccGCACAAACATAAGTTTCCCTCTCTTTGTTCTTTTCATCGCACGCACACTTTCATAAGCAATCAACACATTATCCGTGATAAAAAGCGACCGGGAACGAAGGCACTCTTTTCCTCACCAGTAAGATCATCCAAGCACACTCTAACCTTATTTGCAATGGCTTTCGCAACAATCTTATGTAACACAGGGCAAAGTGAGATAGGTCGATATTGTGAGATACAATGTGGGAATCGCACCTTTGGGATCAAAGTGATAGAAGTATCATTTGGCATCTCCCCGCCATTCAGAAAATCCAGAATAGCCGGCACAATGTCATCTTTCAAGAGGTCCTAGTCTCGCTGATAAAAGCCCGCCGTAAATCCATCCACCCCCGGACCCTTCGAAGGGGCCATCTGGAACAGAGCTCACCTAACTTCTTCGCCGGTGGATGGCTTGTCAAGTTCCAGATTCATTGCCTCCGTGACCCGAGTAGGAACTGCATGTAATAACCCACTCATATCATAAAAACCCTGAGAGGTATACAAATCTTGATAGAAAGCTTGAACCTCCACTGCATCTTCTTCTGGTGCATCACAGTTTGTACCATCAGCACATTCAAATTTATCAATCTTGTTCATTCGTTTGCGCTGAGCTGCTTGAGCATGAAAAATATATGTGTTTCTATCGCCCTCCCGTAGCCAAGAGACTCGGGATCGCTGTCGCATCCATATCTCCTCATGTCGAagagcttgacgtagcttttctaTTGCCACCTTCTTCTCCTCCGACGGGCCACTCCTTACGGACTGCCCACGCAGCCACTCGAGGCGTTGCCAAATCAAACCCCTCGAACGTCTATGTACGCATCAACCCTCCTAAACACATCAACGAAGGAGATCTCTTCATATCCTTTAATAATAAAGGGTAGGATAATCTTTTGTTAAAAATATGTCGTCTGCGCTCTAAAACTAGACCGTTTCGCGAGTCCGCCAGTGTCGTCCCAGTAGTGTGTGTGTGCACAGAAGCGCGgactaaaaatacaaaaaaatgtgCCCCTACTAGATATTGCACCTAGGACCTCCAGCGTTGTGTACTACTCAGTAGATAGCCACTAGAACCAATGAGCTTGGGGGGTACATATGAAGTGTGGTTTTTATCACCTAGAATagagctggccaaacgggccggcctgaCACTGCACGACCCGACCCATCGTAATCGTGTCTGGCCCGGCACGGCCCGGCACAGCACGATTACTATAGGGCCATGCCGTGCCGGCCTGCGTGCTGCATCCTGCAGCCCCGACACAACCCAACTAGTAACCGGGTCGGCCCGCCAGCACGCCAGGCATGCTAGGCCGCATGCTGTTTGGCCTACTGGGCGTTTTTTAGGCACATTTTCACCTACAGAGTTTAGTGAGTGGGCTGTATTGAAACGGGACTCTTTCTTTTTTACTACTTAAATCCAAACCAACTCTAGTTGAGATAAACAAGTCCATTCCTTTGAATTGTCAGCACCAAGCACAAAGACGGAACTGTACCATTCCGGTGAAATAGATCCATGACATTTCATTACACTTTGTTCCGGAACCCGAAAGATCTCCTTTCGGTCAATGCCTAGATAGCGTCTGCCTGTGCATGGCGAGAATTCCTTCCGCCTTTTTTTTTGCGAAAGAGAATTCCTTCCACCTGCAAACCATATTCTCCACGCATCTGCATTGAACATGCTCCATGGTGTACACATAGTCTGCCCTTTTGTTTTTCCTGAAAATGGAGGCTGGCCCCGGCCCTGCTCACAACTCAGCTCTCTTCCTCCCTCCTTAGGAAGTCAGCAAACTGAACGTCCCATCTGAATTTGCCCTCTTCTTCCAACGCTTTACCATTGAGCCCGGCACTGGGGTCGCTATTCTCCACGCCTAGGTCAGATCAATTAGACAACAAACCAACACAGGTACATCCAAGTCGTTGTAGTATAGTGGTAAGTATTCCCGCCTGTCACGCGggtgacccgggttcgatccccggcaacggcgcattTTTTTTTGGCGTCGTGGTGTGCTAGACAGCTACTCTGCTATCGAGAGCTCTCTGTTCCGCGTTCCGCTGCTTCGAAGAACAGACCAAAACCCACACCATGGTCAACTCCTCGAATGCTCCAACGCGACCCCGTACGCACTGTCCCCACCATCGTACTACCCGGCTCGTAGGCCTGCACACCAGCTACTGTGTCGTCAGTCAACAAGAACAGGATCGTCTAGCCCACCAGCCGGCCGTCGTCCCGTTTCACACCGCCGGGCCGACGGCCCACCATGGCCCGCTGCTCCCCCCAGGGACCTCACGCACGCGTTCCTCCCCGCCCTCTCCCCCAATTTCACACCGGCTGGGCAGGCAGAGCAGGGTCGAGGGGAGCACGGCACGGCAGCAAGCGCGTCCGTCCGTGCGTCCCGCGCCATAACTCCGCTCCCCTCCTCCCTCATCCCCGGCAATTAATGCCGCCAACCACCTCGACATCCACCCCGCAAAACCTAAGCAGCGCACAAATACCCCCACCCCGccccaccccaccccctccccccgcccGTCCCCACCGCGCCATGNNNNNNNNNNNNNNNNNNNNNNNNNNNNNNNNNNNNNNNNNNNNNNNNNNNNNNNNNNNNNNNNNNNNNNNNNNNNNNNNNNNNNNNNNNNNNNNNNNNNNNNNNNNNNNNNNNNNNNNNNNNNNNNNNNNNNNNNNNNNNNNNNNNNNNNNNNNNNNNNNNNNNNNNNNNNNNNNNNNNNNNNNNNNNNNNNNNNNNNNNNNNNNNNNNNNNNNNNNNNNNNNNNNNNNNNNNNNNNNNNNNNNNNNNNNNNNNNNNNNNNNNNNNNNNNNNNNNNNNNNNNNNNNNNNNNNNNNNNNNNCGCCTCGCCCCCGCCGACGACCACGCCCACCGCCACCGCCGTCTCGCCGCCATGTCCCTCGCCGACGCGCTCGCCTCCATCGGCCTCGGCTACGCCATCGCCATCGCGCTCGGCTTCCTCGTGCTCCTCGCCGCGATCCTCCTCGCCTACCActtctgctgccgccgccgcgccgcggcccaccaccaccaccaccaccagggcgcgcagcagcagcagcagcagcaccactCCGGCCGCCAcggggccgcctcctcctccgcgtcCAGCTCGGGCCACATCTCCATCACCGTGCCGCGCTTCGTGTTCGTCGCCGAGGACGACTCCCCGGGCTCCTCCTCGCGGGGCGCCACCGGGTCCACCCCCGTCGGCCTCGACCCCGCCGTGATCGCCTCCTACCCCAAGGCGCCCTTCGCCCGGGctgccgccgccggcgagctcgcctgCTCGATCTGCCTCTGCGAGTACCGCGACGGGGAGATGCAGCGCATCATGCCCGAGTGCCGCCACCGCTTCCACCTCATGTGCCTCGACGCCTGGCTGCGCCGCAGCGCCTCCTGCCCCGTCTGCCGCAACTCGCCCATCCCCACCCCCGTCACCACCCCGCTCAACACCCCGCTCTCCGAGATCGTCCCGCtctcccagtacgccgccgaccgccgccgccacaGGTGACCTGACAGATTTACTCCATTTCTTAGCACCAtctgctgccgccgctgctgctgctggttgtCAGGAATGGGATTCGACTTGATTATTTAGAGAGATCGTCAGGAGAGGTTTCGCTAATCTGCGGGGTTACTTAGGAGTATCTTCAAATTGTTCAGCTAGAACAGCGCAAGTTTTGCAGTAGATCGATGGACCGAGGCTGGCAGACAAGCTGTGTAAATACATTGTTCCTCCGTTCTAATATAGCTTATATCGACTGATGTTACCTGTTGCCATACAGTACTTGTATGTGGATGGTTAGTTACCAAACCGCTATTCCGGTTATATGATTGGTCAATTTCATGGTACATTACATCTGTGTTGGTTATCTTAAATATAGCTCTTGTTGTCGTTATTCGAGGTATGATTCTGTTTAAGCGACAGGCTGATTCCTGGATGATTGATATAGTTCAGAGCATTGATTTCTTCAGTCTCATGAATCAATGTAACGGCCGACATCCTAGATCAAATTGATAGCAATTATTCTCTGAATATGCGTAGTTTGCTTTAAGCCACTGTGTTTTAGTTatatgattggttaattttatcgTACGTTACTTCTATATATGTTGGTTGGCTTAAATAGAGCTCTTCTTGTCGTTATTCGAGGTATTATTGTGTCTAAGTGGGCTTATTCATGGATGATTGATATAATTTAGATCATTGATTTCTTCACTGTCACGAATCAATGTTACTGCCGGCATCCTAGATCAAGTGGATAACAATTCTTCTCTGAATATGTGTCGTCTACTTTGAGCCACAGTATTCCAGTAATATGATTGATTAATTTCATCGTACGTTGCTTCTATGTTGGTTACCTTAAATAGAGTTCTTGTTGTCGTTATTCGAGGTATTACTTGTGACCCAATTGACGTGTCCCACGTCAGCTTGCATCATCACATCGGAGGCACGTGCGCGCGGCCGTGGCACCGATTGTTGGTGCGAAGCCCTGTCGTGATGTAAGCCATATACACGTGTGTTTGTCCGTTATTATTCGGGTTGATATATAATCAAAGCATCCATTTCTCCAGTCTTTGATCAATTAATGTTAGTACTGACATCCTAAATCAAATGGATACCAATTATTAGCTGAATATGCATAGTTTACTTGTGTGGCACTGTATTCTGTTTATACTTTTGATTGATTTCGTTGCACACTACGTCTAGTTGATTGCCATAAATAGAGCTCTTGTTGTCATCATTCGAGGTATTATTGGGTCTAAGAGATAGCTGATTCCTGGATGATTGATATAATTGAGGGCATCGTTTTCTTTAGCCTCAATGAATTAATGTTAGTGCTGACATCCTAAATCATATGGATACCAGTTACTTGCTTAATATGCATTGTCTACTTAGATCTTTAAAGGTAGAACTCTTGCCCTGTTTTTTAATCTTAGCTTTTTAAACTGTGATCTTCTCAACATGATGTGTTACTTAACTTTCTGAAGGGGTCTAACTTGAGATAATTTTGACTTACAGCTGAATTGGTTACTGCTTAAGTTTTCCATCCAGTGTATATCCCTTTGATTGTGAGCAACTTTGTATTTTTTTAATTTCCAATTTTGTAATATAAATTCATGATGCTGTCATTGGCTTGAATTCTGAAATGTTGCCCTGATTGGTTCAATGGTCTTAattttctctgtttttttctctgGACTAGCTGTGCTCATGTTTTGTGTTAGTGAACTTGACTTCTCTGGTGACTAAAATACTGCTCTGCGCCGGTGTTCTCCTTCAACTAAACTGGGTTCCAACTGTTAATAACTGATATCATCAGCTGAAAGAATCTGTACTGTACCTGTCTTTCAGTATCCCACGGGAGAAGTTAAATATAGAAGGCAAGTCGTTTTCTTGTTATTCAGATAGATGGTCGTGATCTACCACAGTTTGGTTGCTAGTTGCAGATTTGAACAAATACCTGACAAACATTGAAACAAAATGTTGTAGTTCTAGTACACAGAACAGCTGATGTCAGAGTCATTTGTTTCCCTGCATTTCTTGGCCACCACTATGCACCTCTCGTAGTGGCACTCTGAATTGCTTCTTCCTTCTTTTGATTCCTCCCCACTTGTTATTTTATT
Proteins encoded in this window:
- the LOC123063769 gene encoding RING-H2 finger protein ATL67-like; translated protein: MSLADALASIGLGYAIAIALGFLVLLAAILLAYHFCCRRRAAAHHHHHHQGAQQQQQQHHSGRHGAASSSASSSGHISITVPRFVFVAEDDSPGSSSRGATGSTPVGLDPAVIASYPKAPFARAAAAGELACSICLCEYRDGEMQRIMPECRHRFHLMCLDAWLRRSASCPVCRNSPIPTPVTTPLNTPLSEIVPLSQYAADRRRHR